TTTCTTTCATGCTGGTCAAGTGGGCGGACACACCGCTGGAATACTACCTGACCTACGGCGTCCTGGGCGCGGCAGGACTGGCGCTGACCAGCAATCCCATCCTCGAAGGCGTTGTGCTCAAGTGGTTCATTCGGCGGCGCGCCCAGGCCATCATGTGGATGCAGGTGGGCCCGCCGACCGGCCCCATGATCTTTCCCGTCGTCCTCACCTTCCTCATCAATGCAGTCGGGTGGCGTGACGCGTGGCTGTGGCTGGGCATTGCCTCCATCGCAGTGTTCCTGCCGCTCTCGCTGCTGGTGCGGACATCGCCCGAGTCCATGGGGCTGCTGCCCGACGGCGACCGTCCGGGCGAGGCTCCCTCGACATCCGGCGGGCCAAGGCGGGGCGGCCCTGCCGGTGAACACAGCTTCACTCGCGCGGAGGCCCTTCGCAGCAAGTCGTTCTGGATGATCTGCGGGGCCCTGGCCCTCAGCATCGTCGGCCTCCCCGGCTTCCAGGCGCATTGGGTGCCCTACCTGGTCGACATCGACTTCAACCGGGAGGTTGCAGCCTCCGCGCTGTTCGTGTTCGGTCTTGGGTCGGTGTCGGCGCGCTTCGTGTGGGGCTACCTCACTGCTCGACATGACATCCGCAACCTCATGGTCATCCAGGCATTGCTGGCGGCCCTGGGGGTGCTCTTCCTGTTGACGGTGCAGAACACGGTGATGATGTACGCCTGGGCCATTTACCACGGCCTCACCCTGGCTGTCTTCTTCCAGCTCCAGACGCTGCTGGTGGTCACCTACTTTGGACGCAGGAACATAGGCGCGATCCGCGGAGTCATGTTCCCCTTCATTACCCTTGGATCCGCAACCGGCCCCATCCTTCTTGGCGCACTTTATGACTGGCAAGGCTCATATCTTATGCCCTTCTCCCTGGTGACCGTCCTGTGGTTGCTGGCCGGATTGGTCGTGTTCATGACTCGGCCGCCGAAGGCCGTCCAAGAACCCGCGGTGGGGGCTGACGCTGCGGTGGCGCCCGAGGCTCCGACAGCCTCCAAGGCGGAGGCGGCCTCGTGACGACCGCGCTCTCGACGCCCTACACGCTGGTGACCGACCGCGAGCAGTTTCTCGACCTTTGCCGCGTCCTCGAGCGGTCAGAGCGAATTGCCGTGGACACCGAGGCGGACAGCATGCACCACTACCCGGAGCGGGTGTGCCTGGTGCAAGTGGCAACACCGGAGTCGACGTACCTGCTGGACCCGTTCGCGCTGCGGGACCTCTCGCCGCTGGGCGGGGCGCTGGGGGACCGCCGCGTGCTGAAGCTGCTGCACGGAGCGGACTACGACGTGCGGGGGCTCAACCGCGACTGGGGGCTCACCTTCGCCAACATCTTCGACACGCACATCGCGGGGCAGTTCATGGGGCTGGAGCGCGTGGGGCTTGCGGCGCTGTTGCTGGACTTGCTGGACATCGACATCCCCAAGGACCGGCGTATCCAGCGCGCCGACTGGTCCAAGCGACCGCTGGACGACCATGCGCTGCAGTACGCGGCCGCCGACGTCCACTATCTCTTTGCGCTGCATGACGTGATGACGGAGCGGCTGCGGGAGCTTGGACGGCTGGCGTGGGTGCAGGAGGAGTGCGAGCGGCTGTGCGAGGTGCGCCACTCGCCGCAGGACCTGCGGGAGACGGTGCTGTCGCTGCCGGAGTCGCGGAAGATGGACAGCCGGCAGCGGGCGGTGTTGCTGGCACTGTACCAGTGGCGGGAGGAGCAGGCGCGGCGACAAGACCGGCCGCCGTCGCATGTGCTGCCGCCGGGGGCGCTGGCGGAGATTGCGGTCGAACCGTCGGCGCCGCTGGAGCGGCACAAGTCGCTGAACCCGAAGCTGGCGATGCGTTTCGGGAGGGCGATCCGCGGCGTGGTGGCCGAGGGGCTGAGCGGGCCTCCGCTGGAGCGCCCACCACCGTCATCGCCGCCGCGGGGCAGGCCGACGCAGGGGCAGACGCGCAAGCTGGCGTCGCTGAAGGCATGGCGGCATGCTGAGGCCAAGGCGATCGAGGTGCATGTGTCGCTGGTGTGGCCGATGCGCAGCCTAGAGCGGCTGGCCCGCGAGCCACAGACGTTCGCGGAGGAGCTGCGCTCGCCGGAGGTGCGGGAGTGGCAGCGGGAGCGCTTCGGGGCGTCGCTGCGGCGGGCCGTCGGGGGCTAACGA
This DNA window, taken from Chloroflexota bacterium, encodes the following:
- a CDS encoding MFS transporter → MSSPTAEIAPRFFYGWVIVFAAGVKGSFNVGSAVFASSVFLVSMQEDLGWSRTLIFGALAVRTLAGGLLSPIVGPWGDHPWAPRVALPIGSVLFGLSFMLVKWADTPLEYYLTYGVLGAAGLALTSNPILEGVVLKWFIRRRAQAIMWMQVGPPTGPMIFPVVLTFLINAVGWRDAWLWLGIASIAVFLPLSLLVRTSPESMGLLPDGDRPGEAPSTSGGPRRGGPAGEHSFTRAEALRSKSFWMICGALALSIVGLPGFQAHWVPYLVDIDFNREVAASALFVFGLGSVSARFVWGYLTARHDIRNLMVIQALLAALGVLFLLTVQNTVMMYAWAIYHGLTLAVFFQLQTLLVVTYFGRRNIGAIRGVMFPFITLGSATGPILLGALYDWQGSYLMPFSLVTVLWLLAGLVVFMTRPPKAVQEPAVGADAAVAPEAPTASKAEAAS
- a CDS encoding HRDC domain-containing protein, whose protein sequence is MTTALSTPYTLVTDREQFLDLCRVLERSERIAVDTEADSMHHYPERVCLVQVATPESTYLLDPFALRDLSPLGGALGDRRVLKLLHGADYDVRGLNRDWGLTFANIFDTHIAGQFMGLERVGLAALLLDLLDIDIPKDRRIQRADWSKRPLDDHALQYAAADVHYLFALHDVMTERLRELGRLAWVQEECERLCEVRHSPQDLRETVLSLPESRKMDSRQRAVLLALYQWREEQARRQDRPPSHVLPPGALAEIAVEPSAPLERHKSLNPKLAMRFGRAIRGVVAEGLSGPPLERPPPSSPPRGRPTQGQTRKLASLKAWRHAEAKAIEVHVSLVWPMRSLERLAREPQTFAEELRSPEVREWQRERFGASLRRAVGG